Proteins from a genomic interval of Granulicella sp. L56:
- a CDS encoding DUF2127 domain-containing protein, which produces MATQNESAQRQSVTVQRQAQHRPRDRGLLLIGLFKLAKSIFFFCIGMGAIHLLHKDLGDVVMRVAMALKFDPESRFVSLLLDKVDLIDVHRLKLISLGTFAYSVVALTEGVGLVLEKVWAEYLTLILTISFLPWELYELARRPNWFRLSLLLINLAVLAYLVWLLRRKKPVASRTEM; this is translated from the coding sequence ATGGCAACGCAAAACGAATCCGCGCAACGGCAATCGGTGACGGTGCAAAGACAGGCTCAGCACAGGCCGCGCGATCGCGGCCTGCTGCTGATCGGTTTGTTTAAATTGGCGAAGTCGATCTTTTTTTTCTGCATCGGGATGGGCGCGATTCATCTGCTGCACAAAGACCTTGGCGATGTAGTGATGCGGGTGGCCATGGCGTTGAAGTTCGACCCGGAGAGCCGGTTTGTTTCGTTGTTGCTGGATAAGGTCGATCTGATCGATGTACACCGGCTCAAGCTGATTAGCCTGGGTACGTTCGCTTATTCTGTCGTGGCGCTGACGGAAGGCGTAGGGTTGGTGTTGGAGAAGGTTTGGGCGGAGTACCTGACGCTGATTCTGACGATCTCGTTCCTTCCGTGGGAGCTGTATGAGCTGGCACGGCGGCCCAATTGGTTTCGGTTGAGCCTGTTGCTGATCAATCTTGCTGTGCTCGCTTATCTCGTGTGGCTGTTGCGACGAAAAAAGCCAGTCGCCTCGAGAACGGAGATGTAA
- a CDS encoding division/cell wall cluster transcriptional repressor MraZ: MFRGNHPTRVDEKGRLKLPAEFKRRVDELYGPQFYITSKDGKRAEIYPLKEWEKIEEKLAAIPSMNPAKKKFLDVTNYYGQMAEMDAQGRLLVPQLLRETAKVTGEVVVFGVQTFLEVVNHDLFKAEMDAAPMTEADQMALSEFGL, from the coding sequence ATGTTTCGCGGAAATCACCCAACACGCGTTGACGAGAAAGGCAGATTGAAGCTGCCTGCTGAGTTCAAGCGCCGTGTGGATGAGCTGTATGGGCCGCAGTTTTATATCACCAGCAAGGACGGGAAGCGGGCTGAGATCTATCCGCTGAAGGAGTGGGAAAAGATCGAGGAGAAGCTGGCCGCGATCCCTTCCATGAACCCGGCGAAGAAGAAGTTTCTGGACGTGACGAACTACTACGGACAGATGGCAGAGATGGACGCGCAGGGCCGGTTGCTGGTTCCGCAGTTGTTGCGAGAGACGGCGAAGGTGACGGGCGAGGTAGTTGTGTTCGGCGTACAGACGTTCCTCGAAGTTGTAAACCACGATCTGTTCAAGGCTGAGATGGATGCAGCCCCGATGACGGAAGCGGATCAGATGGCGTTGTCAGAGTTTGGATTGTAG
- a CDS encoding SRPBCC family protein: MHTFHSQQWLPLPAELVFAFFANPSNLPRLMPAWQQARIEKAIIVSPPPPPNSSALNDVFYVLAAGAGTRLTISFRPIPFSPVRLKWQAEIDSFVWNQHFSDVQVRGPFAHWHHTHALTPETRIGESGNAIPGTLLQDEVQYQLPLGRLGNLAHPLITRQLRQTFVYRHRRTRELLAANFST; the protein is encoded by the coding sequence ATGCACACCTTTCACTCCCAGCAATGGCTTCCTCTTCCGGCAGAACTTGTCTTTGCTTTCTTTGCCAATCCTTCGAACCTGCCTCGGCTCATGCCGGCGTGGCAGCAGGCACGCATCGAAAAGGCAATCATCGTCTCTCCCCCGCCGCCGCCTAATTCATCGGCACTCAACGATGTCTTCTACGTCCTCGCGGCTGGTGCGGGTACTCGGCTTACGATTAGCTTTCGTCCTATCCCCTTCTCACCTGTCCGACTCAAGTGGCAGGCCGAGATCGATTCCTTCGTCTGGAACCAGCACTTCTCCGACGTTCAAGTACGCGGTCCTTTCGCGCACTGGCATCACACCCACGCACTCACACCTGAAACGCGCATCGGCGAATCCGGCAACGCGATTCCCGGAACACTGCTGCAAGACGAAGTTCAATATCAGCTCCCTCTCGGCAGATTGGGCAATCTCGCTCATCCCCTTATCACCCGGCAACTCCGCCAAACTTTCGTTTACCGTCATCGACGAACTCGCGAGTTGCTCGCAGCAAACTTTTCTACATAA
- the murF gene encoding UDP-N-acetylmuramoyl-tripeptide--D-alanyl-D-alanine ligase, with product MKLTLGQVADWIHADGEFDTSLEALGYSIDSRTIGAGDLFFAVKGERLDGHEYVQAALADGAVAAVVSNRWVTPAEVDETKLLRVSDCEDCVLTALQKLAHAVRRQWGRRVIGVTGSAGKTTTKDAVAQVLGARFKVLKSQGNLNNGFGLPLQLLKLEPEHEVAVIEMGMNHAGEIAALAKIAEPDWAVVSNVGPVHLEFFPDGIAGIAKAKYELVEALPADGVAVLNFDDNYVASFGRGLGERAVFYGLNEGAEVRAVHVAEVGAEGVVFTVEVEGERASVQLRMLGRHNVPNALAAIATGLRSGMGLGECAAAVGELRAGDKRGEVVEWRGATLINDCYNSNPKALDAMVDALMAMPGERHIVVAGEMLELGPEGEALHEACGRRMAERGVTTVVGVRGAADALVKAALDGGVDAVFVADADAAGKWLQENVRAGDAVLLKASRGVKLERAFAVLIS from the coding sequence ATGAAGCTGACACTGGGTCAGGTTGCAGATTGGATTCACGCGGATGGGGAGTTCGATACCTCTCTGGAGGCATTGGGGTATTCGATCGATTCGCGGACGATTGGGGCTGGCGATCTTTTCTTTGCGGTGAAGGGCGAGCGGCTGGATGGGCATGAGTATGTTCAGGCGGCGCTTGCCGATGGCGCTGTCGCGGCTGTGGTCAGCAATCGCTGGGTGACGCCTGCGGAGGTGGATGAGACGAAGTTGCTGCGAGTCTCCGACTGCGAGGATTGCGTATTGACGGCGTTGCAGAAGCTGGCCCATGCGGTGCGGCGGCAGTGGGGCCGCCGGGTGATCGGCGTGACCGGGTCGGCAGGGAAGACGACGACGAAGGACGCTGTGGCGCAGGTCTTGGGCGCGCGGTTTAAGGTGCTGAAGTCTCAGGGAAACCTTAACAATGGCTTTGGGCTGCCGTTGCAGTTGTTGAAGCTGGAGCCGGAGCATGAGGTTGCGGTGATCGAGATGGGCATGAACCATGCCGGAGAGATTGCGGCTCTGGCAAAGATCGCGGAGCCGGATTGGGCCGTTGTCTCGAATGTGGGGCCGGTGCATTTGGAGTTCTTTCCGGATGGAATCGCCGGTATTGCGAAGGCGAAGTATGAGCTGGTGGAAGCGCTGCCTGCGGATGGGGTGGCCGTGCTGAACTTTGACGATAACTATGTGGCGTCGTTTGGCAGGGGACTGGGCGAGCGAGCGGTCTTTTATGGGCTGAATGAGGGGGCTGAGGTCCGAGCGGTGCATGTCGCCGAAGTTGGAGCCGAGGGGGTGGTCTTTACGGTGGAGGTCGAGGGCGAGCGCGCCAGCGTGCAGTTGCGTATGCTGGGGCGGCATAACGTTCCAAATGCTCTGGCGGCGATTGCGACAGGGCTGCGGAGCGGCATGGGACTGGGCGAATGTGCAGCGGCGGTAGGCGAGTTGCGGGCGGGAGATAAGCGTGGCGAGGTGGTGGAGTGGCGGGGCGCAACGCTGATCAATGATTGCTACAACTCCAACCCTAAGGCGCTTGACGCGATGGTGGATGCGCTGATGGCCATGCCGGGAGAGCGGCACATTGTGGTCGCCGGAGAGATGCTGGAGCTTGGGCCGGAGGGTGAGGCGCTGCATGAGGCCTGCGGGCGGCGGATGGCTGAACGAGGCGTGACTACGGTGGTTGGCGTTCGTGGTGCCGCGGACGCGTTGGTCAAGGCTGCTCTCGATGGCGGTGTCGATGCGGTGTTTGTGGCGGATGCGGATGCCGCCGGTAAGTGGTTGCAGGAGAACGTGCGTGCGGGCGATGCCGTGTTGCTGAAGGCTTCGCGTGGGGTGAAGCTGGAGCGGGCATTCGCGGTGCTGATCTCCTAG
- a CDS encoding cell division protein FtsL, whose protein sequence is MAATAMAGQQIEMMGTRRQSQGRAATLAERNRELYEAQRRARRGPTPEVFFTKHIDNSRIVKADDPERKREMRTFAAVTSVLFLLVMVYVWQHFSAIEMGYNIEAQKVQVEHLSEQNRQLRLSEAELTDPERIDRIAKQLGLDAPQPGQVVRQDGSDSMAPVLAQSHAPGFVGQ, encoded by the coding sequence ATGGCAGCAACGGCGATGGCAGGACAACAGATCGAGATGATGGGCACGCGACGGCAGTCGCAGGGGCGCGCGGCGACCCTGGCCGAGCGGAACCGTGAGCTGTATGAGGCGCAACGGAGAGCGCGGCGCGGACCTACGCCCGAGGTCTTCTTTACCAAGCACATCGACAACAGCCGCATTGTGAAGGCGGACGACCCGGAGCGGAAGCGCGAGATGCGCACCTTCGCCGCAGTGACGAGCGTTTTGTTCCTGCTGGTGATGGTCTATGTGTGGCAGCACTTCTCGGCGATCGAGATGGGCTACAACATCGAAGCGCAGAAGGTTCAGGTCGAACATCTGAGCGAGCAGAACCGGCAGCTTCGGCTGTCGGAGGCTGAGCTGACCGACCCGGAACGGATCGACCGGATTGCCAAACAGCTTGGGCTGGATGCGCCTCAGCCGGGCCAGGTGGTGCGGCAGGATGGCAGCGATTCCATGGCTCCGGTGCTGGCACAGTCCCATGCTCCCGGGTTTGTTGGGCAGTAG
- a CDS encoding fasciclin domain-containing protein, whose protein sequence is MKKTILATIAVAALAITSFSASAQMKDPDVGGAAMSPQKTIVENAVNSPIHTTLVAAVKAAGLVDTLNGPGPFTVFAPTDDAFAKLPAGTVDNLVKPENKATLTKILTYHVVPGRVSSKDLMKMIKKGHGKAMLKTVQGEDLTATTSDGKIMLTDAKGGTATVTTADVFQSNGVIHVIDTVLMPS, encoded by the coding sequence ATGAAGAAGACAATCCTCGCCACCATAGCCGTAGCAGCCTTGGCTATCACCTCTTTCAGCGCATCGGCACAGATGAAGGACCCCGACGTCGGCGGCGCAGCCATGTCGCCCCAGAAGACCATCGTCGAGAACGCCGTCAACTCGCCGATTCACACCACGCTCGTCGCTGCGGTCAAGGCTGCAGGCCTGGTCGATACTCTCAACGGCCCCGGCCCCTTCACCGTCTTCGCACCGACCGATGATGCCTTTGCCAAGCTGCCCGCGGGCACCGTCGATAACCTCGTCAAGCCCGAGAACAAAGCGACTCTCACCAAGATCCTCACCTATCACGTCGTTCCCGGCCGCGTCAGCTCCAAGGACTTGATGAAGATGATTAAAAAGGGTCACGGCAAAGCCATGCTGAAGACCGTGCAGGGTGAAGATCTCACCGCCACCACATCCGACGGCAAGATCATGCTGACAGACGCCAAGGGCGGCACCGCTACCGTCACTACAGCAGACGTCTTCCAGTCCAACGGCGTCATTCATGTCATCGACACCGTTCTCATGCCCAGCTAG
- the mraY gene encoding phospho-N-acetylmuramoyl-pentapeptide-transferase, whose protein sequence is MLYWLLYQKLFPYFRLFRIFRYLTFRTVFASLTALLIGLLIGPYVIEKLREFQIGQYIREEGPQSHQKKSGTPTMGGVLILISILVPTLLWSDLSNPLVWLVMLSTLAFGAIGFADDYIKVVHRRNQGLRAWAKLGLQLLVSGGVAVALVALETRGNYSTRLMVPFAKRFRPDLVIDSLLHMPHVWWLGYAGFVVFVMIVIAGSSNAVNLTDGLDGLAIGCTIIAAGALTVLTYVSGHVVFADYLELQRMPLVSELTVFCGAMVGASIGFLWYNAHPAEIFMGDVGSLALGGAIGTVAVVIKQELLLPFIGGVFILEAVSVMLQVGSYKLRNGKRIFKMAPLHHHFELMGWSESKVIARFWIMALVFALFALTTLKLR, encoded by the coding sequence TTGCTCTATTGGCTGCTCTATCAGAAGTTGTTCCCTTACTTTCGTCTCTTTCGCATCTTTCGCTACCTCACGTTTCGCACGGTGTTTGCGAGCCTGACGGCGCTGCTGATCGGCCTGCTGATTGGGCCGTATGTGATTGAGAAGCTGCGCGAGTTCCAGATTGGGCAATACATCCGCGAAGAGGGACCGCAGTCGCACCAGAAGAAGAGTGGGACGCCGACGATGGGTGGCGTACTGATTCTGATATCGATCCTGGTCCCGACGCTGTTGTGGTCGGATCTGTCGAACCCTCTGGTATGGCTGGTGATGCTGTCGACGCTGGCCTTTGGCGCGATTGGATTTGCGGACGACTATATCAAGGTGGTGCATCGCAGGAACCAGGGACTGAGGGCTTGGGCGAAGCTGGGATTGCAACTGCTGGTGAGCGGCGGAGTGGCCGTGGCGCTGGTCGCGCTGGAGACGCGTGGCAATTATTCGACCCGTCTGATGGTTCCGTTTGCCAAGCGGTTTCGGCCGGATCTGGTGATCGACAGCCTGTTGCACATGCCGCATGTATGGTGGCTGGGGTATGCGGGTTTTGTCGTTTTCGTGATGATTGTGATTGCGGGCTCGAGCAATGCGGTGAATCTTACCGATGGCCTCGACGGTTTGGCGATTGGCTGCACCATTATCGCTGCCGGCGCACTGACGGTGCTGACCTATGTGAGCGGGCATGTGGTCTTTGCCGACTATCTGGAGTTGCAGCGGATGCCGCTGGTGAGCGAGCTTACGGTGTTTTGCGGGGCGATGGTGGGGGCGAGTATTGGGTTCCTTTGGTATAACGCTCATCCGGCAGAGATCTTTATGGGGGATGTGGGTAGCCTTGCGCTGGGCGGGGCGATCGGGACGGTGGCCGTGGTCATCAAGCAGGAACTGCTGCTGCCATTTATCGGTGGGGTGTTTATTCTGGAGGCAGTGAGCGTGATGCTCCAGGTTGGGAGCTACAAGCTGCGCAATGGGAAACGCATCTTCAAGATGGCTCCGCTGCATCACCACTTTGAGTTGATGGGGTGGTCGGAGTCGAAGGTGATTGCGCGGTTCTGGATTATGGCGCTGGTGTTTGCTTTGTTTGCTTTGACGACGTTGAAGTTGAGGTAG
- a CDS encoding penicillin-binding transpeptidase domain-containing protein, with the protein MKQAPRQTLTAPIRRIRFVYVTLFFCFWAAVIVLRLGWVQVVRHSEFVHRAAQQQQRTFEVAPRRGMLYDRNLRELAMTVLVDSVYAVPSELGDNRENAAQMLSQIVHSDPGDSYTSEKRILARLNASRNFAWVARKLDPETANRVRELNLKGVYFQKEFKRFYPNNDLAAEVLGYVGTDDEGLGGLELEFDDDMHGTPGHMLTALDAKRHVLDSEERQPLPGENLVLSIDANIQYMAEQALDAQMAKVKALHGTVVVQDPHTGQILALAISPRFNPNDSRHMQPGALTDLAVSNIYEPGSTFKLVTYSAAVDAAGVQPDDLIDCQGGAITLFGRTIHDDVSDGHMGVITIHKALEKSSDVAAVKLALKLGPDKFYKYIKAYGFGDRTGIELPSETRGLLRPPSRWGATSIGSLAIGQEIGVTPIQLVTMVSTIANGGEYLPPHILLNSTDAMKGDPRLKPVGFHPENELPDPLPDGAHRAISELTSAKMREMMRGVVLYGSGIPAALNGYSSGGKTGTAQKVDPETHTYSHTKVVTSFAGFAPVSNPAISVTVVIDTPTVGSRYGTTVAAPVFAEVAQKVLEYLGVPHDQPLKTKKEMKVLTANDLADDAPENSTADLTAMFDDANNLPADDPLRNPTATATAQAVAADKAAAAETKATEKGKSQGIVDLLPAKILSAFKASGGTSSSMPDTAAGEAKRLSPADTTSAVPAKVGSGVTVDASKRVAVPSFDGAGLRAAVERADAVGLRVKPVGSGLAREQVPVAGTMVPSGTEIVVRFTR; encoded by the coding sequence ATGAAGCAGGCGCCACGGCAGACGTTGACGGCTCCGATACGGAGAATCCGTTTCGTCTACGTGACGCTTTTTTTCTGTTTCTGGGCAGCAGTGATTGTGCTGCGGCTGGGGTGGGTGCAGGTTGTGCGGCACTCCGAGTTTGTGCACCGCGCGGCACAGCAGCAGCAGCGAACGTTTGAGGTAGCTCCGCGGCGCGGCATGTTGTACGACCGCAATCTGCGCGAGCTGGCGATGACGGTGCTGGTGGACAGCGTGTACGCGGTGCCGTCGGAGCTGGGAGACAACAGGGAAAACGCGGCGCAGATGCTGTCGCAGATCGTGCACTCCGATCCGGGGGACAGCTATACCTCCGAGAAACGGATTCTGGCCAGACTGAATGCTTCGAGAAATTTTGCGTGGGTGGCGCGAAAGCTCGATCCGGAGACGGCGAATCGGGTGCGCGAGCTGAATCTGAAGGGCGTTTATTTTCAGAAAGAGTTCAAGCGGTTTTATCCGAACAATGACCTCGCGGCTGAGGTGCTGGGCTATGTGGGCACCGACGACGAGGGGCTGGGCGGACTAGAGCTTGAGTTCGACGACGACATGCATGGTACGCCGGGACATATGCTGACTGCGCTCGATGCGAAGCGGCATGTACTGGACAGCGAAGAGCGCCAGCCATTGCCGGGTGAGAACCTTGTTCTGAGCATCGATGCAAACATTCAGTACATGGCGGAGCAAGCGCTGGACGCGCAGATGGCGAAGGTGAAGGCGCTGCATGGAACGGTGGTGGTACAGGACCCGCATACGGGACAGATTCTGGCGCTGGCAATTTCACCTCGGTTCAATCCGAACGATTCGCGGCACATGCAGCCGGGGGCACTGACCGATCTGGCGGTAAGTAACATCTATGAGCCGGGTTCGACATTCAAGCTGGTAACGTACTCTGCCGCAGTGGATGCAGCGGGAGTGCAGCCGGATGACCTGATCGACTGCCAGGGAGGGGCGATTACGCTGTTCGGGCGTACGATCCATGACGACGTCTCCGATGGCCACATGGGCGTGATCACGATCCATAAGGCGCTGGAAAAGTCGAGCGACGTGGCTGCCGTGAAACTGGCGTTGAAGCTGGGACCGGACAAGTTCTACAAATACATCAAGGCGTATGGGTTCGGAGATCGGACCGGGATCGAACTGCCGAGCGAGACGCGCGGGCTGTTGCGGCCACCGAGCCGGTGGGGCGCGACCAGCATCGGTTCGCTCGCCATTGGGCAGGAGATCGGGGTAACTCCGATCCAACTCGTAACCATGGTAAGCACCATTGCGAATGGCGGGGAGTATCTGCCGCCGCATATCCTGCTGAATTCAACCGATGCGATGAAAGGCGATCCTCGCTTGAAGCCAGTGGGCTTTCATCCGGAGAACGAGCTGCCAGACCCTCTGCCGGACGGAGCACATCGCGCAATTTCGGAGCTGACTTCGGCGAAGATGCGGGAGATGATGCGGGGGGTCGTGCTCTATGGCTCGGGGATACCCGCTGCTTTGAATGGATATAGCTCGGGAGGAAAGACGGGTACGGCACAGAAGGTCGATCCTGAGACGCATACCTATTCGCATACGAAGGTGGTTACAAGCTTTGCCGGATTTGCGCCGGTGAGTAATCCCGCCATCTCAGTGACCGTAGTGATTGATACGCCGACAGTCGGCAGCAGATATGGGACGACAGTCGCCGCTCCTGTCTTCGCCGAGGTAGCGCAGAAAGTGCTGGAGTATCTGGGAGTACCGCATGATCAGCCGCTGAAGACAAAGAAAGAGATGAAGGTGCTGACGGCGAACGATCTGGCCGATGACGCTCCTGAGAACAGCACTGCAGATTTGACCGCGATGTTCGACGATGCGAACAATTTGCCTGCGGACGATCCGCTGCGGAACCCGACGGCCACCGCTACGGCCCAGGCGGTCGCGGCAGACAAGGCTGCCGCCGCGGAGACGAAGGCCACTGAAAAAGGGAAGTCGCAGGGAATTGTCGATCTGCTGCCGGCGAAGATACTGTCGGCGTTCAAGGCTAGTGGCGGGACGAGTTCGTCTATGCCGGATACGGCGGCGGGAGAGGCGAAGCGGCTGTCGCCTGCGGATACAACATCCGCGGTGCCTGCGAAAGTTGGCAGCGGCGTTACGGTGGATGCGAGCAAGCGTGTAGCGGTTCCTTCATTTGACGGCGCGGGCCTCCGTGCGGCGGTGGAGCGCGCCGACGCGGTCGGGTTGCGCGTGAAGCCGGTGGGGAGTGGTCTGGCGCGGGAACAGGTGCCGGTCGCGGGAACGATGGTGCCGAGCGGAACCGAGATCGTGGTTCGATTTACGCGGTGA
- the rsmH gene encoding 16S rRNA (cytosine(1402)-N(4))-methyltransferase RsmH: protein MDEAPQGERVVRKMQHVPVLLDEALEYLNVRPGGVYVDATLGLAGHSSAIAKRLGAKGRLICFDRDPQAMEAAKVRLEEVRAEIGSEMPEVVFEPKAFSEASSLIKPGSLDGLLADFGVSSLQLDEAHRGFSFRSDGPLDMRMDTRSGETAEQVVNQEDENELADLIYEFGEERRSRRIARAIVRARPITTTAELARVVSAAAPSMKGDKIHPATRTFQALRIRVNDELGEIRTLLESAPSLLKPGGRLVLISFHSLEDRLVKDAFREAGRDKVFEVLTKKPVVAGEQEELRNPRARSAKMRAAEKIK, encoded by the coding sequence ATGGATGAGGCTCCCCAGGGAGAGCGCGTGGTGCGAAAGATGCAACATGTGCCGGTTCTTTTAGATGAAGCTTTGGAGTATTTGAATGTGCGGCCCGGCGGCGTTTATGTAGATGCCACGCTGGGGCTGGCTGGGCACTCTTCGGCGATTGCGAAGAGGCTGGGCGCGAAGGGCAGGTTGATCTGCTTTGATCGCGATCCGCAGGCGATGGAGGCAGCCAAGGTGAGGCTCGAAGAAGTGAGAGCCGAGATTGGCAGCGAGATGCCGGAGGTGGTGTTTGAGCCTAAGGCGTTCTCGGAGGCTTCGAGCCTGATTAAGCCAGGGAGTCTGGATGGCCTGCTCGCCGATTTTGGTGTGAGCAGCCTGCAACTGGACGAGGCGCACAGAGGATTCAGCTTTCGGTCGGATGGCCCACTTGATATGCGGATGGATACGCGCAGTGGGGAGACGGCCGAGCAAGTGGTAAATCAGGAGGACGAAAACGAGCTCGCCGACCTGATTTACGAATTCGGAGAGGAAAGGAGGTCGCGGAGAATCGCCAGAGCCATTGTGAGGGCCCGGCCGATTACAACGACGGCGGAGTTAGCCAGAGTGGTATCGGCCGCGGCCCCATCAATGAAAGGCGACAAGATTCACCCCGCTACACGGACTTTTCAGGCGCTTCGGATTCGAGTGAATGATGAGCTGGGAGAGATCAGGACGCTGCTTGAGAGCGCGCCGTCTCTGCTGAAGCCGGGAGGAAGGCTGGTGTTGATCAGCTTCCACTCGTTGGAAGACCGGCTGGTAAAGGATGCGTTCCGTGAGGCTGGCCGGGACAAGGTGTTTGAGGTTTTGACGAAGAAGCCGGTTGTGGCCGGTGAGCAGGAAGAGTTGAGAAACCCGCGAGCAAGAAGCGCAAAGATGCGGGCGGCGGAGAAGATTAAGTAA
- a CDS encoding UDP-N-acetylmuramoyl-L-alanyl-D-glutamate--2,6-diaminopimelate ligase gives MRWTDFITHVGAVESVSAPVEVAGVEYDSRRVGRGDVFVAMRGGATDGNRYIEAAVAQGAAAVVTDSREAYEALRRDHALVGAALVEHGRRALAEASAAVMGHPERRLALSAVTGTNGKTTTAFLLEAMLRSVQRTCVLIGTIETHVGDEVRVSPHTTPESRDVLAIFADGVKAGATEAVMEMSSHALEQERVWGLPVDVAIFTNLTQDHLDYHGTMEAYFAAKARLFEGVGTLPPRVAVVNADDPYGARLVAVAGQSQVLRYGLEGRGEFRAESVQMRAGETRFRMVTPAGVVEMLSPLTGRVNVYNLLAASAAAWARGLTLDEIVAGAAAGAQVPGRFEVVPAGDTGITVVVDYAHTDDALRNLIALGRELVKERGGRVITLFGCGGDRDRTKRPRMGRAAGEGSDLVVLTSDNPRSEESMEIIEEALAGVTTTGTTCIVEEDRAGAIEIAIRSAKAGDIVLLAGKGHEKVQILRDGTVPFDDVAVAAGVLGEIA, from the coding sequence ATGCGGTGGACTGACTTTATCACTCATGTCGGCGCGGTGGAGAGCGTGAGTGCGCCTGTCGAAGTTGCCGGCGTTGAGTATGACTCGCGAAGAGTGGGGCGCGGCGATGTCTTTGTCGCGATGCGCGGCGGAGCTACGGATGGGAATCGCTACATAGAGGCGGCGGTTGCGCAGGGTGCGGCTGCGGTGGTGACGGATTCGCGTGAGGCCTATGAGGCTTTGCGGCGGGACCATGCGTTGGTGGGCGCTGCACTGGTGGAGCATGGGCGGCGGGCGTTGGCTGAGGCGAGTGCGGCGGTGATGGGGCATCCCGAGCGACGGCTGGCATTGAGCGCGGTGACCGGCACGAATGGGAAGACGACGACGGCGTTTCTGCTGGAGGCCATGCTGCGGAGTGTGCAGCGGACGTGCGTGCTGATCGGAACGATTGAGACGCATGTGGGCGATGAGGTGAGGGTGTCTCCGCATACGACGCCGGAGTCTCGCGATGTGCTGGCGATCTTTGCGGATGGAGTGAAGGCAGGTGCTACTGAGGCGGTGATGGAGATGTCCAGCCATGCGCTGGAGCAGGAGCGGGTGTGGGGGCTGCCGGTCGATGTGGCTATCTTTACGAACCTGACGCAGGACCATCTGGATTATCACGGGACGATGGAGGCCTATTTTGCGGCGAAGGCACGTTTGTTTGAGGGCGTAGGTACGCTGCCGCCGCGAGTGGCGGTGGTGAATGCGGATGACCCTTATGGTGCGCGGCTGGTAGCGGTTGCTGGGCAATCGCAGGTGCTGCGTTACGGTTTGGAGGGGCGAGGCGAGTTTCGTGCCGAGTCGGTGCAGATGCGCGCGGGAGAGACGCGGTTTCGGATGGTGACGCCTGCGGGTGTGGTGGAGATGCTGTCTCCACTGACGGGGCGGGTGAATGTCTACAACCTGCTGGCGGCGAGCGCGGCGGCTTGGGCTCGTGGATTGACGCTGGACGAGATTGTCGCAGGAGCGGCTGCGGGTGCGCAGGTGCCGGGGCGGTTTGAGGTGGTGCCTGCGGGAGATACAGGGATTACGGTGGTGGTGGATTATGCGCATACGGATGATGCTTTGCGGAATTTGATTGCGCTGGGGCGGGAGCTGGTGAAGGAGCGCGGTGGGCGGGTGATTACGTTGTTTGGATGCGGCGGGGACCGGGACCGGACGAAACGGCCACGGATGGGGCGGGCTGCGGGCGAGGGCAGCGATCTGGTGGTGCTGACCAGTGACAATCCGCGAAGTGAAGAGTCTATGGAGATTATCGAAGAGGCCCTGGCCGGAGTGACTACGACGGGGACAACCTGCATCGTAGAAGAAGACCGTGCGGGAGCGATTGAGATTGCGATTCGTTCGGCAAAAGCTGGAGATATTGTGCTGCTGGCAGGCAAGGGACACGAGAAGGTGCAGATTCTGCGAGATGGAACCGTGCCGTTTGACGATGTGGCTGTGGCTGCCGGGGTTTTGGGGGAGATTGCATGA